From a region of the Streptococcus ruminantium genome:
- a CDS encoding transglutaminase domain-containing protein, which produces MNYHQNADRQRRYAIRKMSVCVGSVLVGFFFLNGNTVTAHAAETDMVSSTISIQDIDVSNSGTKLSTNDESSVASNISSKLTSKEIESESTPTGAVPVSAVNNIGISKSENGISSEAQSTLIEEVPKISEGDVKETILKPVAHNYYEDEQYELSQRQVTVIEGRPVKLSLKKVGSEETVKNVEWFVRTHYPKSEVYKAGESIKDESGSKELLRLDTDGTVTNLNQQDKTSHAELWARHNQRLYRAVVELPSSAESRGILQEEEAHREAEKIVKNFEGLSDVEKAKAAHDWLVNNVDYVEREALKDQTAYSAIIEKKTVCAGYAKAFKLLMDKMGILTHTQFGTIIGARAGSENHLWNVINLGGEWYHVDATWDDPRYTLGGGGRYRVSNENNEHFLIHDEDFDLTSNTKRHYLKTRRDNMGERYRYYGFEERGIVARSIDEAKTVLERQYHKATIEKLSTGSSSVEKGFMTLELMAPNKVSRHNIENKLAEIVGHGHFETISSNYGGYQLHRFRLKLFAEDVKERQILVSDVRLKAVDSDNKKISSIEVELGREVELNEANFTLTGARLARVEKLAGTKYKLLLDEPQRMTDAKVKVAINKRAYQFTLINSEVPIDVKRAEMPKATFIATGETTGYLSNVKPGMEYLIDQLDQIKWVSITGDRVELENIGPRNVYVRVKETETAFASPLQRIEIKKADDPRGVKVHSNQIVGVNKDMEYRRKGDTVWFWSSGNILKGLVNGEYEIRTRATGDHLASNIEVVNLTGGLQATQENIAKQQARAEQEAAARQTEAKRQVEAEKAKVQEQSKTEQDAKRKAEEKAAVEKAKVEQDAKRKAEEKAAIEKAKAEQDAKRKAEEKAAIEKAKAEQEAKRKAEEKAAIEKAKAEQDAKRKAEEKAAVEKAKAEQEAKRKAEEKAAIEKAKAEQEAKRKAAETQNKEQEVARQVETNSQSEAQPQSQVASGVTTVQHQESTSQRSAVSQGQTGAQRAATTTHQAPAQSLTTEQTQNNPVTPKASEGEKANVEKKSEDKKATSKEQVASAQEVKKATEKKQNLALPLVLALSAIILGLFGYSKMQNKKED; this is translated from the coding sequence ATTATCATCAAAATGCGGATAGACAAAGACGCTATGCCATTAGAAAAATGAGTGTTTGTGTAGGGTCTGTTTTAGTCGGCTTTTTCTTTTTGAACGGAAATACAGTAACCGCTCATGCCGCAGAGACTGATATGGTCTCTTCAACAATCTCGATACAAGATATAGATGTGTCGAACTCGGGAACGAAGCTTTCTACGAATGATGAATCTTCTGTAGCTAGCAATATTTCTTCAAAATTGACTTCTAAAGAAATTGAGTCAGAGTCTACACCTACTGGTGCAGTACCAGTATCTGCGGTAAATAATATCGGTATTTCCAAGTCAGAGAATGGAATAAGTTCGGAAGCGCAATCAACCCTTATAGAAGAGGTTCCAAAAATTTCTGAAGGAGACGTTAAGGAAACTATTCTGAAACCCGTTGCCCATAACTACTATGAAGATGAGCAATATGAGCTTTCTCAAAGGCAGGTTACTGTTATTGAGGGCAGGCCAGTTAAATTGTCCTTGAAAAAGGTAGGTAGTGAAGAAACGGTAAAAAATGTTGAGTGGTTTGTTCGGACGCATTACCCTAAAAGTGAGGTTTACAAAGCTGGTGAGTCTATAAAAGATGAGAGTGGTTCGAAAGAGCTTCTCCGTTTGGATACCGATGGTACCGTGACCAACTTGAATCAGCAGGATAAAACATCGCATGCAGAGTTGTGGGCTCGCCACAACCAGCGTTTGTATCGGGCTGTAGTAGAGCTGCCAAGTTCAGCAGAGTCGAGAGGTATCCTTCAGGAAGAAGAGGCACATAGAGAAGCAGAAAAGATTGTTAAAAATTTTGAAGGCTTATCAGATGTAGAAAAAGCAAAGGCTGCCCATGATTGGCTAGTTAATAATGTGGATTACGTCGAAAGAGAAGCGCTGAAAGACCAAACTGCTTATTCTGCCATTATTGAGAAAAAGACAGTTTGTGCAGGGTATGCCAAAGCATTCAAGCTCTTGATGGATAAGATGGGGATTCTAACCCATACCCAATTCGGGACAATTATCGGAGCAAGAGCAGGTAGTGAAAACCATCTCTGGAATGTTATCAATCTTGGTGGTGAATGGTATCATGTAGACGCGACTTGGGATGATCCGCGTTATACGCTTGGAGGAGGAGGTCGTTATCGAGTCTCTAATGAGAACAATGAGCATTTTTTGATTCACGATGAGGACTTTGATCTAACATCGAATACGAAACGTCACTACCTTAAAACTAGACGTGATAATATGGGTGAGCGTTACCGGTATTATGGTTTTGAGGAGAGAGGGATTGTAGCTAGAAGCATTGATGAAGCAAAGACTGTTTTAGAGAGACAGTACCATAAAGCTACTATTGAGAAACTATCAACTGGATCAAGTTCTGTCGAGAAAGGTTTTATGACCTTAGAATTGATGGCTCCTAATAAGGTATCGCGACACAATATTGAAAACAAACTTGCTGAAATTGTTGGGCATGGACATTTTGAAACTATCTCTTCTAATTATGGTGGCTATCAGTTGCACCGTTTCCGCTTAAAATTATTTGCGGAAGATGTAAAGGAGAGACAGATACTGGTATCTGATGTTCGTCTAAAAGCAGTTGATTCGGATAATAAAAAAATCTCAAGTATTGAGGTAGAATTGGGACGGGAAGTCGAGCTGAATGAAGCTAACTTTACACTAACAGGTGCCAGACTTGCTAGAGTGGAAAAACTAGCTGGTACTAAGTATAAACTCCTCCTTGATGAACCACAAAGGATGACGGATGCAAAGGTTAAGGTAGCTATCAATAAGCGAGCATATCAATTCACGTTAATCAATTCGGAAGTGCCTATTGATGTCAAGAGAGCAGAAATGCCTAAAGCGACCTTTATTGCAACAGGTGAGACTACAGGCTATCTTTCAAATGTTAAGCCAGGAATGGAGTACTTGATTGATCAATTGGATCAAATCAAATGGGTGTCTATCACTGGGGATCGTGTAGAGTTAGAGAATATTGGTCCTAGGAATGTATATGTCAGAGTAAAAGAGACTGAGACTGCTTTTGCATCACCACTTCAACGTATTGAAATCAAAAAAGCTGACGATCCAAGAGGTGTGAAGGTTCACTCTAATCAGATTGTTGGAGTTAATAAAGACATGGAATATCGCCGGAAAGGTGATACAGTATGGTTCTGGAGTTCGGGTAATATTTTAAAAGGGCTGGTCAATGGTGAGTATGAAATCCGTACCAGAGCAACTGGTGACCACCTAGCTTCTAATATTGAAGTAGTGAACCTAACTGGCGGATTGCAGGCAACACAGGAAAATATTGCCAAGCAGCAAGCTAGGGCAGAACAAGAAGCGGCAGCTCGTCAGACTGAAGCTAAACGTCAAGTTGAAGCAGAAAAAGCTAAGGTTCAAGAACAAAGTAAGACTGAACAAGACGCTAAACGTAAGGCAGAAGAGAAAGCTGCTGTTGAAAAAGCTAAGGTAGAACAAGATGCTAAACGTAAGGCTGAAGAGAAAGCCGCTATTGAAAAAGCTAAGGCAGAACAAGATGCTAAACGTAAGGCCGAAGAGAAAGCCGCTATTGAAAAAGCTAAGGCAGAACAAGAAGCTAAACGTAAGGCCGAAGAGAAAGCCGCTATTGAAAAAGCTAAGGCAGAACAGGACGCTAAACGTAAGGCAGAAGAGAAAGCCGCTGTTGAAAAAGCTAAGGCAGAACAAGAGGCCAAACGTAAGGCCGAAGAGAAAGCCGCTATTGAAAAAGCCAAGGCAGAACAAGAAGCTAAACGTAAGGCTGCTGAAACTCAAAACAAAGAGCAAGAGGTGGCTCGTCAGGTGGAAACCAACAGTCAATCTGAAGCTCAACCTCAGTCACAGGTTGCATCCGGCGTGACAACGGTTCAACACCAGGAGTCAACTTCTCAGCGTTCAGCGGTGTCACAAGGTCAGACTGGAGCGCAAAGAGCAGCGACAACCACGCATCAAGCACCAGCTCAATCGCTAACTACGGAACAGACTCAGAACAACCCAGTTACTCCGAAAGCTTCTGAAGGTGAAAAAGCAAATGTTGAGAAAAAATCTGAAGATAAAAAAGCAACGTCTAAGGAACAAGTAGCATCAGCACAAGAAGTGAAGAAAGCTACTGAGAAGAAACAAAATCTTGCCCTTCCTTTGGTCCTTGCATTATCAGCGATTATTCTGGGTTTGTTTGGCTATTCAAAAATGCAGAATAAAAAAGAAGACTAG